From a region of the Mucilaginibacter auburnensis genome:
- a CDS encoding pyruvate dehydrogenase complex E1 component subunit beta yields the protein MREIQFREALREAMQEEMRNDENIYLMGEEVAEYNGAYKVSQGMLDEFGAKRVIDTPISELGFAGIGIGSAMNGLKPIIEFMTFNFSLVAIDQVINGAAKIMSMSGGQFSVPIVFRGPTGNAGMLSSQHSQCFENWYANCPGLKVVVPSNPADAKGLLKSAIIDPDPVIFMESELMYGDKGPVPEETYYIEIGKAAVTKQGTDVTLVGFGKIMKVVNAAAAELEKEGISAEVIDLRTVRPIDYATVIESVKKTNRLVLVEESWPLGSIATEIAFKVQKDAFDYLDAPILRIMGGDVPLPYAPTLIQEYLPNADKVVKAVKEVMYVTK from the coding sequence ATGAGAGAAATACAGTTCAGAGAAGCGCTTCGCGAAGCTATGCAAGAGGAAATGCGCAATGATGAAAACATATACCTGATGGGTGAAGAAGTTGCCGAATATAACGGTGCTTACAAGGTTAGTCAGGGTATGCTGGATGAGTTTGGCGCTAAACGTGTTATTGATACGCCTATCTCTGAGTTGGGTTTTGCCGGTATAGGCATTGGCTCGGCCATGAACGGTTTAAAGCCGATCATCGAATTCATGACCTTCAACTTCTCGTTGGTGGCAATTGACCAGGTAATTAACGGTGCTGCCAAGATCATGTCAATGAGCGGCGGTCAGTTCTCGGTTCCAATTGTTTTTCGTGGCCCTACCGGTAACGCGGGTATGTTAAGCTCACAGCACAGCCAGTGCTTTGAAAACTGGTATGCCAACTGTCCGGGTTTAAAGGTGGTAGTACCTTCAAATCCTGCTGATGCGAAAGGTTTGTTAAAATCTGCCATTATTGATCCCGATCCTGTTATTTTTATGGAGTCAGAATTGATGTATGGCGATAAAGGCCCGGTTCCTGAAGAGACTTATTATATAGAGATAGGTAAAGCTGCCGTAACCAAACAAGGTACTGATGTTACTTTGGTAGGTTTTGGTAAAATAATGAAGGTAGTTAACGCTGCAGCTGCGGAACTTGAAAAAGAAGGTATCAGCGCTGAGGTGATTGACTTACGTACCGTTCGCCCAATTGACTACGCTACGGTAATTGAGTCGGTAAAGAAAACCAACCGTTTGGTATTGGTTGAAGAAAGCTGGCCATTGGGTTCAATTGCTACAGAGATAGCCTTCAAAGTACAAAAAGACGCGTTTGATTATTTAGACGCACCGATATTACGCATTATGGGTGGCGATGTGCCGCTACCATACGCGCCAACATTGATACAAGAGTATCTGCCAAATGCCGACAAGGTAGTAAAGGCAGTGAAAGAAGTAATGTACGTTACAAAATAA
- the ypfJ gene encoding KPN_02809 family neutral zinc metallopeptidase, producing the protein MKWFGGKQTTDYKESSGGGRGMLMGGGILGLIGAVIYMFTGINPGQILNQSDNSDQITTQPGASTDRNKQFARVIFEGTNIVWDSLFNTMNERYQHPTLHVFEEEVNAEGCGYASSATGPFYCPANGEVYLDISFFDELANKFGAPGEAASAYVIAHEVGHHVQNLMGTSEKMEAARKRMSETEYNKLSVKLELQADFYAGVWAHHQALKQYNKIVFERADIDSALNAANQIGDDRLQKQYQGRVTPDSFTHGSSQQRMYWFKKGFESGDIREGDTFAAVEE; encoded by the coding sequence ATGAAATGGTTTGGTGGTAAGCAAACAACTGATTACAAAGAAAGTAGCGGCGGCGGCCGAGGCATGTTAATGGGCGGCGGCATATTGGGTTTGATAGGGGCGGTTATCTATATGTTCACCGGTATTAATCCCGGGCAGATCCTTAACCAGTCTGACAATTCGGACCAGATAACCACGCAGCCCGGCGCAAGTACCGACCGTAACAAACAATTTGCCCGTGTAATTTTTGAGGGTACCAACATTGTTTGGGATAGCCTTTTCAATACCATGAACGAGCGTTATCAGCACCCAACCCTGCATGTTTTTGAAGAAGAGGTGAATGCCGAGGGCTGCGGTTATGCATCATCGGCAACTGGTCCGTTTTATTGCCCTGCCAACGGGGAGGTTTACTTGGATATTTCATTTTTTGATGAGCTGGCCAACAAGTTTGGCGCTCCCGGTGAGGCTGCCAGTGCTTACGTAATAGCGCATGAGGTGGGGCACCATGTACAGAACCTGATGGGCACATCAGAAAAAATGGAAGCTGCCCGTAAAAGAATGAGCGAGACCGAGTACAACAAACTCTCTGTAAAACTGGAGCTACAGGCTGATTTTTACGCAGGAGTGTGGGCTCATCACCAGGCATTAAAACAGTATAACAAGATTGTATTTGAACGGGCGGATATTGATTCGGCCCTGAATGCCGCGAACCAGATAGGCGACGATAGACTACAAAAACAATATCAGGGCCGCGTTACTCCCGATAGCTTTACCCATGGCAGCAGCCAGCAACGTATGTACTGGTTTAAAAAAGGTTTTGAAAGCGGTGATATTAGAGAAGGGGATACTTTTGCAGCAGTTGAAGAATAA
- a CDS encoding PH domain-containing protein: MKFYSSKGWIFGAMFPVLGAFAGISFADGVYVMALLLCVCILYLTWMWFDTWYQIIGDELLYRSALIKGSIKINAITEVIKNKTITSGVKPALSTKGIAIKYNKWDELYVSAIDAEGLIAGLKQVKPEIRVVD, from the coding sequence ATGAAATTTTATTCAAGTAAAGGATGGATTTTCGGCGCCATGTTTCCGGTTTTGGGCGCGTTTGCAGGTATAAGCTTTGCTGACGGCGTTTATGTAATGGCGCTGCTACTATGTGTTTGCATTTTGTATCTTACCTGGATGTGGTTTGATACCTGGTATCAAATTATTGGTGATGAATTACTTTACAGATCAGCCCTGATAAAAGGGTCAATTAAAATAAATGCCATTACCGAAGTCATTAAAAATAAAACCATTACCAGCGGCGTAAAGCCGGCTTTATCAACAAAAGGTATCGCCATAAAATATAACAAGTGGGATGAACTTTATGTATCGGCAATTGATGCGGAAGGCCTTATTGCAGGTTTAAAACAGGTAAAGCCGGAGATTAGGGTGGTGGATTGA
- the rimM gene encoding ribosome maturation factor RimM (Essential for efficient processing of 16S rRNA): MKIEDHFRIGSVLKTKGLKGEMQLYIDFDGLEAIKFNALFIEIGGKLAPYFVQSIKYNQKNSAYLYLEDVDTVEKASLLVKKDIYLPNKLKPKKKKEEFTLKDLKGFIAIDETEGELGEITDILEYPQQILAAVNYEGKEVLFPLNGTFIKGIDVEGGEVYLDLPEGLLDIYLD; the protein is encoded by the coding sequence ATGAAAATTGAAGACCACTTCCGCATAGGCAGCGTACTAAAAACCAAAGGCCTTAAAGGCGAAATGCAGCTGTATATTGATTTTGACGGACTGGAAGCCATTAAATTTAATGCCCTGTTTATTGAAATAGGCGGAAAACTGGCTCCTTACTTTGTGCAATCTATCAAATACAATCAAAAAAACTCGGCATACCTGTACCTGGAAGATGTTGACACTGTTGAAAAAGCATCGTTACTAGTAAAAAAGGATATATACCTTCCTAATAAACTTAAACCCAAAAAGAAAAAGGAAGAGTTTACGCTGAAAGACCTAAAGGGCTTTATTGCTATTGATGAGACAGAAGGTGAGCTGGGCGAAATTACCGATATCCTGGAATATCCGCAGCAAATATTAGCTGCCGTTAATTACGAAGGCAAAGAAGTGCTGTTCCCGCTTAACGGCACCTTTATTAAAGGTATTGATGTAGAAGGCGGCGAAGTGTACCTTGATCTGCCGGAGGGATTATTGGATATTTATCTCGACTAA
- a CDS encoding DUF4153 domain-containing protein: MKFPSIKALTEGFKNTIKLYPLEVVFALMGTIAATINVELDNIKPVAESWCMRIIMTANLGLLLSLAVTLFTRSRQISAGKANLFRLGAILIAACCCLLINPYYRQSDYIRFLLLSLSFHLLVAYAAFTVKGNIQGFWQFNKTLFLRILTSALYSAVLFVGLAAAMGALNFLFNFKFESDAFLILWIWIVGMFNTLFFLAGVPVDTAALDQDDSYPKGLKIFTQYVLVPLATVYVLILLAYEAKILLQWSLPKGYVSNIILGYAVFGILSLLLVYPIREREENKWLKTYAKSFYFLMLPLLGLLFVAVGTRVFKYGVTEERYFLIVLAVWLLFISVYFLLFKKQNIKVIPGSLSVLTLLSVYGPQSAFSVSQYSQTRILVNIFKKHGAFQNGKLQPITAKIDSVAGDEAVRKIEYLVSEHDLTSLQPYLKQDLQAVSDSISKKEKHDYYLSRYILKRRKTDWAIQHLGLSSYTNLYFDKPTTTNYYYTFTPDDQVFDIKGFDYIVPKLEADSATVKDHNLTFKRNVRQNGRIMELLIDGELYSFNIETIAKTLIETELDQNAGHNNIRKVKDEMVLTKAGKKFYVKLFIKSISFSVNKKAIDGDITVEGNYLIKELR, encoded by the coding sequence ATGAAATTTCCGTCTATAAAAGCACTTACCGAAGGTTTTAAAAACACCATAAAACTATACCCGCTTGAAGTAGTATTTGCACTTATGGGTACAATAGCGGCCACCATAAATGTTGAACTTGATAATATAAAGCCGGTTGCCGAAAGCTGGTGCATGCGTATTATAATGACTGCTAACCTGGGATTACTACTTAGTTTGGCGGTTACTTTATTTACTCGCAGCCGACAAATTAGCGCGGGTAAAGCAAATCTGTTCAGGTTGGGGGCAATTTTAATAGCGGCTTGCTGCTGCCTGCTGATCAACCCCTATTACAGGCAAAGCGATTATATACGTTTCCTTTTACTTAGCTTATCATTTCACCTGTTGGTTGCTTACGCTGCATTTACAGTAAAAGGGAATATACAGGGTTTCTGGCAGTTTAACAAAACGCTGTTTTTACGCATTTTAACCAGCGCGCTTTACAGCGCGGTATTATTTGTTGGGTTGGCCGCAGCTATGGGAGCCCTGAACTTTTTATTCAATTTTAAATTTGAGTCTGATGCATTCCTGATCCTTTGGATATGGATTGTTGGGATGTTCAATACCTTGTTCTTTTTGGCGGGCGTGCCGGTTGATACCGCTGCTTTAGATCAGGACGATTCTTATCCTAAAGGATTAAAAATATTTACTCAGTATGTATTGGTGCCGCTGGCTACGGTTTATGTATTGATATTACTGGCTTATGAAGCCAAAATATTGCTGCAATGGAGCCTGCCTAAAGGATACGTGTCTAACATAATATTAGGCTATGCGGTTTTTGGCATACTCTCCCTGCTGCTGGTATACCCCATACGCGAACGCGAAGAAAATAAGTGGCTAAAAACCTATGCCAAAAGCTTCTATTTTTTAATGCTGCCGCTGCTTGGTTTGCTATTTGTTGCCGTAGGCACACGGGTATTTAAGTATGGCGTTACAGAAGAACGTTACTTTTTAATTGTACTGGCTGTTTGGCTGCTATTTATATCTGTTTACTTTTTGCTCTTTAAAAAGCAAAATATAAAGGTAATACCTGGTTCACTTTCCGTATTAACGTTGTTATCTGTTTACGGTCCGCAAAGTGCATTCTCTGTATCTCAATACTCGCAAACACGCATACTTGTTAATATTTTTAAAAAGCATGGCGCTTTTCAAAATGGCAAATTGCAGCCAATTACTGCCAAGATAGATTCTGTAGCAGGCGACGAAGCGGTAAGAAAAATAGAGTATCTGGTAAGTGAGCATGATTTGACTTCATTGCAACCCTACCTCAAACAGGACCTGCAAGCGGTGAGCGATTCGATATCAAAAAAAGAAAAGCATGATTATTATCTAAGCAGATATATTTTGAAAAGACGCAAAACTGATTGGGCGATACAGCATTTAGGATTGAGTAGTTACACTAACTTATACTTTGATAAACCAACCACAACAAATTATTACTACACCTTTACGCCTGATGACCAGGTGTTTGACATTAAAGGGTTTGACTACATAGTGCCTAAACTTGAAGCAGACTCGGCAACTGTGAAAGACCATAACCTGACTTTCAAACGTAACGTTAGACAGAATGGCCGCATTATGGAACTTTTGATTGACGGGGAGCTATACAGTTTCAATATTGAAACGATTGCCAAAACCCTGATTGAAACAGAGCTTGATCAAAATGCAGGGCATAACAACATCAGGAAGGTTAAAGATGAAATGGTACTAACTAAAGCAGGCAAAAAATTTTATGTTAAACTTTTTATTAAAAGCATAAGCTTTAGCGTAAACAAGAAAGCCATTGACGGCGACATTACAGTTGAAGGCAACTATTTGATAAAAGAGCTGCGCTGA
- a CDS encoding N-acetylmuramoyl-L-alanine amidase, protein MQPPKAVQPPDAPPVPVVTKQYETTDKFYTTKTDSLLAIIKQETPAMLYDSTGAIAVPSEWVASVNYGIRKANYVIIHYTAQDSIQQTLRTFTLLRTEVSAHYVVGKDGKIFHMVNDYLRSNHAGAGKWGSVTDMNSCSLGIEIDNNGREPFTDAQINSLLLLLTQLKKAYNIPTANFIGHQDYAPKRKPDPGPLFPWKTLADKGFGYWSDAVLVPAPVNFDYTTALRLIGYDTSDLNAAIIAFKRHYVQQDNNPQLSPLDLNVLYNVYRKY, encoded by the coding sequence GTGCAACCACCCAAGGCCGTTCAGCCACCTGATGCGCCGCCGGTTCCTGTTGTAACCAAGCAGTACGAAACAACTGATAAGTTTTATACTACCAAAACCGACTCACTTCTTGCTATCATTAAGCAGGAAACACCCGCCATGTTGTATGACAGTACGGGAGCTATAGCAGTACCGTCTGAATGGGTAGCTTCTGTAAATTATGGCATCCGCAAGGCTAACTATGTTATCATCCATTACACTGCGCAGGATTCTATACAACAAACGCTGCGCACCTTTACTTTGCTTCGTACAGAAGTAAGCGCGCATTATGTTGTAGGTAAAGACGGCAAGATCTTCCACATGGTTAATGATTACCTGCGCTCTAACCATGCAGGTGCCGGTAAGTGGGGAAGTGTTACCGACATGAACAGTTGCTCTTTAGGTATTGAGATAGACAACAATGGCCGCGAACCTTTTACCGATGCGCAGATCAATAGCCTTTTGCTTTTGTTGACGCAATTAAAAAAAGCTTATAACATCCCAACGGCCAACTTTATTGGCCACCAGGACTATGCACCTAAACGCAAACCAGATCCAGGTCCGCTATTCCCGTGGAAAACTTTGGCCGACAAAGGTTTTGGCTACTGGAGCGATGCCGTTTTAGTGCCTGCGCCGGTAAACTTTGATTATACAACGGCATTGCGGTTGATTGGCTACGATACATCCGACCTAAATGCTGCCATCATTGCCTTTAAACGTCATTATGTGCAGCAGGATAACAATCCACAGTTAAGTCCGCTGGATTTGAATGTGTTGTATAATGTATATAGAAAGTATTAG
- a CDS encoding 30S ribosomal protein S16: MATKIRLQRHGKKGKPFYYIVVADARAPRDGRFIERIGSYNPNTNPATIDINFEKTLNWVNNGAQPTDTCRAILSYKGVLYKKHLEGGVKKGALTQEQADEKFAAWTEQKDGKITGKKSGLLSAKEEARKAALAAEAKRNADKAAAVAAKNAPVAEEVEEAPAAEEAAPEAESAE, translated from the coding sequence ATGGCAACTAAAATCAGATTGCAAAGACACGGTAAAAAAGGAAAACCTTTTTACTACATTGTAGTGGCAGATGCACGTGCACCTCGCGATGGTAGGTTTATTGAGCGTATTGGTTCATACAACCCAAACACCAACCCGGCTACTATTGACATTAATTTTGAAAAAACCCTTAACTGGGTAAACAACGGTGCACAGCCAACTGATACTTGTCGTGCTATTCTGTCTTACAAAGGAGTTTTATACAAAAAACACTTAGAAGGCGGCGTTAAAAAAGGCGCTTTAACTCAAGAACAAGCTGACGAAAAATTTGCAGCCTGGACTGAGCAAAAAGACGGTAAAATCACCGGTAAAAAATCAGGTTTACTATCAGCAAAAGAAGAAGCGCGTAAAGCTGCTTTAGCTGCTGAAGCAAAACGTAATGCTGATAAAGCTGCTGCTGTTGCTGCTAAAAATGCTCCGGTTGCCGAAGAAGTTGAAGAAGCTCCGGCTGCTGAAGAAGCTGCACCAGAAGCAGAAAGCGCAGAATAA
- a CDS encoding hydrogen peroxide-inducible genes activator: protein MTIVQLEYIVAVDTYRSFVVAAEKCFVTQPTLSMQIQKLEDTLGVKLFDRSKQPVTPTEIGVDIIQQARVLLGESEKIKEIISDRQRELSGELKVGIIPTISPYILPKVIKGFIDKYPQVKLVVWEQTTEQIIHQLKLGTLDCGILSTPLREPSLKEIPVFYENFVAYASKNSKLFKKKNISPDDIDMEEIWVLNEGHCMREQVLNICQRRKTTQGFRHFEYNTGSVETLKRMVEQNNGATILPELSLADMSEKQIEKVRYFKSPEPAREVSIVIQKNYLKRRMVEALKNEILELVPKRMRSKKKKEVMEI from the coding sequence ATGACTATAGTTCAATTAGAATACATTGTTGCTGTTGACACCTACCGCAGTTTTGTTGTAGCTGCCGAAAAATGCTTTGTTACCCAACCCACGCTAAGTATGCAGATACAAAAGCTGGAAGATACGTTAGGCGTAAAACTTTTCGACCGGAGTAAACAGCCTGTAACACCAACCGAGATCGGCGTTGACATTATTCAACAGGCACGGGTATTATTAGGCGAGAGTGAGAAGATCAAAGAGATCATATCCGACAGGCAGCGTGAGCTTTCCGGCGAGTTAAAAGTGGGCATCATTCCAACCATTTCACCTTATATTTTACCTAAGGTGATAAAAGGATTTATAGATAAATATCCGCAGGTAAAGCTGGTGGTCTGGGAGCAAACTACCGAGCAAATTATTCATCAACTAAAACTGGGCACCTTGGATTGCGGCATACTTTCTACCCCGCTACGCGAGCCGTCTTTGAAAGAGATACCGGTATTTTACGAGAATTTTGTGGCGTACGCATCAAAGAATAGCAAACTATTTAAAAAGAAAAACATATCGCCGGATGATATTGATATGGAAGAAATATGGGTGCTGAATGAGGGGCATTGTATGCGGGAGCAGGTATTAAATATTTGCCAGCGACGCAAAACCACGCAGGGCTTCCGTCATTTTGAATATAATACCGGCAGCGTTGAAACGCTAAAACGCATGGTGGAGCAAAACAACGGCGCTACAATATTACCCGAACTATCGCTGGCCGACATGAGTGAAAAGCAAATAGAGAAGGTGCGCTACTTTAAATCGCCGGAGCCAGCGCGTGAGGTAAGCATCGTAATCCAAAAAAATTATTTAAAGCGCCGTATGGTTGAAGCTTTAAAGAATGAAATATTAGAGCTGGTGCCTAAACGTATGCGCTCTAAAAAGAAAAAAGAGGTGATGGAGATTTAA
- a CDS encoding DNA-3-methyladenine glycosylase I: MDTSLKRCSWCGTDPLYVKYHDEEWGKEVHDDKTLFEFLILESAQAGLSWITILRRREGYRKAFANFDVHKVAAFTDADVERLMQDEGIIRNRLKILAAINNAKLFIGIQEEFGSFDKYLYSFMPDGKPINSTTGITPASTPISDAISKDMKKRGFKFFGTTICYAHMQATGMVNDHVPDCAFK; the protein is encoded by the coding sequence ATGGATACAAGCCTTAAACGTTGCAGCTGGTGCGGTACCGACCCATTATACGTTAAATATCATGATGAAGAATGGGGAAAGGAAGTGCATGACGATAAAACGCTGTTTGAGTTTTTGATTTTGGAATCGGCACAGGCAGGTTTAAGCTGGATCACCATTCTGCGCCGTCGCGAAGGTTACCGTAAAGCTTTTGCTAATTTTGATGTGCATAAAGTTGCTGCGTTTACAGATGCGGATGTGGAGCGCTTAATGCAGGATGAAGGTATCATTCGTAATCGTTTAAAAATATTAGCCGCTATTAATAACGCTAAATTGTTCATAGGTATTCAAGAGGAGTTTGGCTCATTTGATAAATACCTGTACAGTTTTATGCCGGATGGTAAACCTATTAACAGTACTACCGGTATAACACCCGCCAGTACGCCCATATCCGATGCGATAAGCAAAGACATGAAAAAGCGAGGCTTTAAATTTTTTGGCACTACCATTTGTTATGCGCATATGCAGGCCACCGGTATGGTTAATGACCATGTGCCCGATTGTGCCTTTAAATAA
- a CDS encoding DoxX family protein, translated as MAKKLDVALFILRVGIGIVFIVHGLPKLNGGPELWTLLGGSMKHLGINFLPAFWGFMAMVAELFGGICLILGIYPRLAAILMLFTMLVAGISELAEGQKFKDMLELFQLTISLVVILLLGGGKYVLVKSKRWG; from the coding sequence ATGGCTAAAAAATTAGATGTTGCTTTGTTTATCCTTCGCGTAGGCATTGGTATAGTATTTATTGTACACGGCCTTCCAAAGCTAAATGGCGGACCAGAGCTATGGACGCTTTTGGGTGGCAGCATGAAGCATTTAGGCATCAATTTCCTGCCTGCTTTCTGGGGATTTATGGCCATGGTAGCCGAACTGTTTGGCGGCATTTGTTTGATACTCGGTATTTATCCCCGCCTCGCAGCTATACTTATGCTTTTCACTATGTTGGTGGCCGGAATTAGCGAGCTTGCCGAAGGACAAAAGTTTAAAGACATGCTGGAGCTTTTCCAGCTCACCATATCACTGGTTGTAATTTTACTTTTGGGCGGGGGCAAATATGTGCTGGTAAAATCAAAAAGGTGGGGCTAA
- the polA gene encoding DNA polymerase I, producing the protein MKKLFLLDGMALIYRAHFALSKSPRFTSGGINTSAVMGFTNTLLDVLKKENPTHMAVVFDTDAPTERHTEFEAYKAHREAMPEDLSKALPYVVKLILGFNIPVITSDGYEADDIIGTLAKKAEQKGYQVYCMTPDKDFAQLVSDNIFIYKPARMGNEMEILGVKEVLAKWEIERVEQVIDILGLWGDAVDNIPGIPGIGEKTAKALIKQYGSVEGIIAHSHELKGKQRENVETYAEQGLLSKKLATILLNVPVELDEEGLEICAPSKELLEPLFAELEFRTLGRRVFGDDFSITEIKAVSAGTQIDMFGAPVAEGRSTLTVDVQDIKEPAVEAGKNINNTPHEYFLAETHEKRAELINILKQQKSFCFDTETTGTDANNCELVGLSFSVKAGEGWYVPVPPTEAEAKAIVQEFKEVMEDTAIGKIGQNLKFDILMLKWYDVEIKGDLFDTMMAHYVIDPDTRHNMDVLSENYLGYKPVSITELIGPKGKNQGSMRDVELEKIKEYAAEDADITLQLKEVFEPKIKAAGAVELLHNIENPLIYVLADIEHEGVRIDHDTLNEFSKELEKDIAQLEKTVYEKAGVRFNIASPKQLGEVLFEKLMLDPKAKKTKTGQYQTGEDVLLSLAAKSDIVRDILDYRQLQKLKSTYVDALPTMVNQKTGRVHTSYNQAVAATGRLSSTNPNLQNIPIRTERGREVRKAFIPRDENHTIISADYSQIELRIIAEISKDANMMDAFVKGIDIHTATAANVYGVPVLEVDSTQRRNAKAVNFGIIYGQSAFGLSQNLGIPRKEAAEIIENYFLQFPGIKQYMSDTMNFARENGYVTTLMGRRRYLRDINSANATVRGFAERNAINAPIQGSAADMIKIAMINIHRELKAQKLGARMTMQVHDELVFDVPNNEIEIVKPIIVEHMRNAIKTEVPILVEIGTGSNWLEAH; encoded by the coding sequence ATGAAGAAATTATTCCTTTTAGATGGTATGGCGCTTATTTACAGAGCGCATTTTGCTTTAAGTAAATCGCCGCGTTTTACATCGGGCGGTATAAATACCTCCGCAGTGATGGGTTTTACCAATACCCTGCTGGATGTATTAAAGAAAGAGAACCCTACCCATATGGCTGTGGTTTTTGATACTGATGCACCAACTGAAAGACATACCGAATTTGAAGCTTACAAGGCCCACCGCGAGGCTATGCCAGAGGACCTCTCCAAAGCGCTGCCTTATGTTGTAAAGCTGATATTAGGCTTCAACATACCCGTAATTACTTCTGATGGATATGAGGCCGATGATATAATCGGAACGCTCGCCAAAAAAGCCGAACAAAAAGGCTACCAGGTTTATTGCATGACACCCGATAAAGACTTTGCCCAACTGGTATCAGACAATATCTTTATTTACAAGCCTGCCCGCATGGGTAACGAGATGGAGATATTAGGTGTTAAAGAAGTATTGGCAAAATGGGAAATAGAGCGCGTTGAGCAGGTAATAGACATATTAGGTTTATGGGGCGATGCTGTGGATAACATTCCCGGCATACCCGGCATTGGCGAGAAAACGGCTAAAGCCCTCATTAAACAGTATGGGTCGGTTGAAGGGATCATTGCTCATAGTCATGAGTTGAAAGGCAAACAACGCGAGAACGTAGAAACCTATGCCGAGCAGGGTTTATTATCTAAGAAACTTGCCACCATATTATTAAATGTTCCTGTTGAACTGGACGAAGAAGGCTTGGAAATATGCGCTCCAAGTAAAGAATTACTGGAGCCGCTGTTTGCCGAGTTAGAGTTCAGAACCTTAGGCCGAAGGGTATTTGGAGATGATTTTAGCATCACAGAAATAAAGGCGGTATCTGCCGGTACACAGATTGACATGTTTGGCGCGCCCGTGGCTGAAGGCCGTAGCACCCTTACTGTAGATGTGCAGGATATTAAAGAACCCGCTGTTGAGGCCGGTAAGAATATCAACAATACGCCGCATGAGTATTTCCTGGCCGAAACGCACGAAAAACGCGCTGAACTCATCAACATCCTCAAACAACAAAAAAGCTTTTGTTTTGATACCGAAACTACCGGCACCGACGCCAACAACTGCGAGTTGGTAGGCCTATCATTCTCAGTTAAAGCGGGCGAGGGTTGGTATGTACCTGTTCCGCCAACCGAGGCAGAGGCTAAAGCCATTGTGCAGGAGTTTAAAGAAGTGATGGAAGATACCGCCATTGGCAAAATTGGTCAGAATTTAAAATTCGACATATTGATGCTGAAATGGTATGATGTTGAAATTAAAGGCGACCTGTTTGATACCATGATGGCGCATTACGTTATTGACCCGGACACCCGCCACAACATGGACGTTTTGAGTGAGAATTATCTGGGCTATAAACCGGTATCAATAACTGAGCTTATTGGTCCGAAAGGAAAGAACCAGGGCAGCATGCGCGATGTGGAACTTGAAAAAATAAAAGAATACGCCGCAGAGGATGCTGATATCACCTTGCAATTAAAAGAAGTTTTCGAGCCAAAAATAAAAGCTGCCGGGGCGGTGGAGTTGCTGCATAATATTGAAAACCCGCTAATTTATGTACTGGCAGATATTGAGCATGAAGGCGTACGTATTGACCACGATACTTTAAATGAATTTTCTAAGGAGCTGGAAAAAGACATCGCTCAATTAGAAAAAACTGTTTACGAAAAAGCGGGGGTGCGTTTCAATATAGCATCGCCAAAACAATTAGGCGAGGTGCTGTTTGAAAAGCTGATGCTTGACCCTAAAGCCAAAAAAACCAAAACCGGTCAGTATCAAACTGGGGAGGATGTGCTGCTATCATTAGCTGCCAAAAGTGATATAGTACGCGATATTCTGGATTACCGCCAGCTGCAAAAACTGAAATCAACCTATGTTGATGCACTGCCTACCATGGTTAACCAAAAAACCGGACGCGTGCATACCAGCTATAACCAAGCTGTGGCGGCAACCGGCAGGTTAAGTTCAACCAATCCCAATCTGCAAAATATTCCTATCCGTACAGAAAGGGGCAGGGAAGTGCGTAAGGCTTTTATTCCGAGGGACGAGAACCACACCATTATATCTGCCGATTACTCGCAAATAGAGCTGCGTATCATTGCCGAGATCAGCAAGGATGCTAACATGATGGATGCTTTTGTTAAAGGGATAGATATTCATACCGCTACAGCGGCCAACGTTTATGGTGTACCTGTGTTAGAGGTTGACAGCACGCAACGCCGGAACGCAAAAGCCGTTAACTTTGGTATTATTTATGGGCAATCGGCTTTTGGTTTATCGCAAAATTTAGGCATACCACGTAAAGAGGCTGCTGAGATCATTGAGAACTACTTTTTGCAGTTTCCCGGTATAAAGCAATACATGAGCGATACTATGAACTTTGCCCGCGAGAACGGCTACGTTACCACGCTGATGGGGCGGCGCCGTTACCTGCGCGATATTAACTCGGCTAACGCTACCGTGCGCGGATTTGCTGAACGAAATGCCATTAACGCGCCTATACAAGGTTCGGCGGCTGATATGATCAAGATTGCCATGATCAACATTCACCGTGAGTTAAAAGCACAAAAACTGGGCGCCCGCATGACCATGCAGGTGCATGACGAGTTGGTGTTTGACGTACCGAACAATGAAATAGAGATAGTTAAACCTATTATTGTAGAGCATATGCGCAATGCCATTAAAACCGAAGTGCCTATATTAGTGGAGATCGGCACCGGCAGCAACTGGCTGGAAGCACATTAA